Proteins from one Panacibacter microcysteis genomic window:
- a CDS encoding alpha/beta fold hydrolase, with protein sequence MHYERIGQGKPLLLIHGIGGSCKSWDSIIDQLALQREVIAIDLPGHGKTPALKGEVSIRTLADAVTLFLQENNMTGIDTVGSSMGGRLVLELFRRGSVLGAVVSLDPGGFWKGWEIPFFYNTIAASIRIVRLLQPIMPGISKSAIGRSLLLLQFSKKPSQLSPQLVLNEMQAYAASPSFDELLRNLAYGEQQKGAPHEYRAKPLAIGWGKNDRVCFPKQAARAIKLFPDATLHWFENCGHFPHWDAPQKTIELIYKTTG encoded by the coding sequence ATGCACTACGAACGAATTGGCCAGGGAAAGCCACTCTTGCTGATTCACGGTATTGGAGGCAGTTGTAAATCGTGGGATTCAATTATTGATCAGCTTGCCCTTCAAAGAGAGGTTATCGCTATTGACTTGCCCGGTCATGGAAAAACGCCTGCATTAAAAGGTGAGGTTTCTATCCGCACACTTGCAGATGCAGTGACGTTGTTTTTACAGGAAAACAATATGACCGGAATTGATACTGTTGGTAGTTCTATGGGCGGAAGGCTAGTGCTGGAGCTATTTCGCAGAGGAAGTGTGCTGGGTGCAGTAGTATCGCTGGATCCCGGAGGGTTCTGGAAGGGCTGGGAGATACCATTTTTTTACAACACTATTGCAGCCTCTATACGGATTGTGCGTTTATTACAACCGATTATGCCCGGCATTTCTAAAAGTGCTATTGGCCGGTCATTGTTACTGCTGCAATTTTCTAAAAAACCTTCGCAACTTTCCCCACAACTGGTATTGAACGAAATGCAGGCATACGCAGCATCTCCGTCATTTGATGAATTGTTACGAAATCTTGCATACGGCGAGCAACAAAAAGGAGCGCCACATGAATATCGGGCTAAACCACTGGCAATTGGATGGGGTAAAAATGACCGGGTATGTTTTCCAAAGCAAGCTGCCAGGGCAATAAAACTATTTCCGGATGCCACATTGCATTGGTTTGAAAACTGTGGGCATTTTCCACATTGGGACGCTCCACAAAAAACAATTGAACTGATTTATAAAACAACCGGCTAA